Proteins found in one Flavobacterium channae genomic segment:
- a CDS encoding DUF983 domain-containing protein, producing MISTIINMFGNKCPNCNKGKIFEKGLLHFSFSFPKMHENCSNCGTKFEKEPGFFFGAMFVSYALGVAEAIITYFVCMPFFEETFDLRIIPIIGVVILSLTLINIKLSRIIWIYMFKEYSV from the coding sequence ATGATTAGTACTATTATCAATATGTTTGGGAACAAATGTCCCAATTGCAACAAAGGAAAGATTTTTGAAAAAGGATTGTTGCATTTTAGCTTTAGTTTTCCAAAAATGCATGAAAATTGCTCCAATTGCGGAACAAAATTTGAAAAAGAACCTGGTTTTTTCTTTGGAGCTATGTTTGTAAGTTATGCTTTAGGAGTTGCTGAAGCAATTATCACCTATTTCGTTTGCATGCCGTTTTTTGAAGAAACTTTTGATTTACGTATTATTCCAATAATTGGAGTGGTGATTTTGAGTTTAACCTTAATCAATATCAAACTATCGCGAATCATTTGGATTTATATGTTTAAGGAGTATTCTGTGTAA